AAGGGTTCCCTCGCCGAGCCTGCGTCGGCGATGCTCCATGAGGCCGGCTACCGTCAGCGCACGGACCGCCACGAACTGGTGCTCACCGACGCGGACAACGACGTCGAGTTCTTCTTCCTGCGCCCCCGCGACATCGCCGTCTACGTCGGCTCCGGCCGCCTGGACATCGGCATCACCGGCCGCGACCTGCTCCTCGACTCCGGCGCCGGCGCCGAGGAGATCATGCAGCTCGGCTTCGGCGCCTCCACCTTCCGCTACGCCACCCGCCCCGGCACCGCCGCGGGCGTCGCCGACTTCGGCGGCAAGACGGTCGCCACGTCCTTCTCCGGGCTGGTCGCCAAGCACCTCGCGGACAACGGCGTGGACGCCGACGTCGTCCACCTCGACGGCGCGGTGGAGACCGCGATCAAGCTCGGCGTCGCCGAGATCATCGCCGACGTCGTCGAGACCGGCACCACGCTGCGGCAGGCCGGTCTGGAGATCATCGGCGAGCCGATCCTCACCTCCGAGGCGATCGTCATCCGCGGCACCGGCTCGCCCCGGGAGGAGCCGAAGGTCCGGCAGTTCCTCCGCCGGATGCAGGGCGTCCTCGTCGCCCGCCGGTACGTGATGATGGACTACGACATCCGCGCCGAGCACCTGGAGAAGGCGGTGGCCCTCACCCCCGGGCTGGAGTCGCCCACCGTCTCGCCGCTGCACCACGAGGGATGGGTCGCCGTCCGTTCGATGGTGCCCACCGCGGACGCCCAGCGGATCATGGATGAGCTGTACGACCTGGGGGCGCGGGCCATCCTCACCACCACGATCCACGCCTGCCGCCTGTGAGCGCCGCCGAGCTGCCGGTCACGTTCCGGCCCCACCGCACCCGGGTGGTACTCGTCGGCGCCGGGCTGGTCATCTTCGCCACGCTCACTGCGATCGGGCTGACGCTGAGCCTGAACGTGGGGGAGCGGATCAGCTTCATCGTCGTCGGGCTGCTCTTCCTCGGCGGCCTGCTGCTGCTCGGCCGGCCCAAGGTGGTCGCGGACGACGACGGCGTCACCGTCACC
The Streptomyces sp. CNQ-509 DNA segment above includes these coding regions:
- a CDS encoding PH domain-containing protein → MSAAELPVTFRPHRTRVVLVGAGLVIFATLTAIGLTLSLNVGERISFIVVGLLFLGGLLLLGRPKVVADDDGVTVTNLTHRRHLAWAEILRVNLGPGDPWVSLDLADGTSLPVMGIQPGIARQQAERDARALAGMAAERGTAASGA
- the hisG gene encoding ATP phosphoribosyltransferase, with protein sequence MLRIAVPNKGSLAEPASAMLHEAGYRQRTDRHELVLTDADNDVEFFFLRPRDIAVYVGSGRLDIGITGRDLLLDSGAGAEEIMQLGFGASTFRYATRPGTAAGVADFGGKTVATSFSGLVAKHLADNGVDADVVHLDGAVETAIKLGVAEIIADVVETGTTLRQAGLEIIGEPILTSEAIVIRGTGSPREEPKVRQFLRRMQGVLVARRYVMMDYDIRAEHLEKAVALTPGLESPTVSPLHHEGWVAVRSMVPTADAQRIMDELYDLGARAILTTTIHACRL